A part of Larkinella insperata genomic DNA contains:
- a CDS encoding slipin family protein, producing the protein MKTVRILARQIGLVFKHGGYKRLLTAGNHWLWPGETAYVYEQGTPLQNPLCDLTVLLAYPEIAALLDVVEVNDHEIALQFESGRFQTILQKGRWAYWKGIKHYEYIKADLSQLAIPGSIDLVSLMPQPLSPFVRTYTVEAYEQGVLFIDWKFERLLSPGTYHWWKNSIPVHVAKVDTRQQQMEVSGQEILTKDKASLRLSFYLQYAVKNVVKALVENKEYDKQVYVSVQLALREYVGGLTLDELLDRKGEVAPYVLTKTAAKAAELGVDLRDGGLRDVILPGDMRDIMNQVLMAEKKAQANSIMRREETASTRSLLNTAKLMEDNEMLWKLKEMEYVEKIADKISTISVSSDGSMVDQLKQLFVRGRSRNS; encoded by the coding sequence ATGAAAACTGTACGTATCCTGGCTCGCCAAATTGGATTGGTCTTCAAACACGGCGGATACAAACGATTGCTTACGGCCGGGAATCACTGGCTCTGGCCGGGCGAAACCGCCTACGTCTACGAGCAGGGCACCCCGCTGCAAAATCCGCTCTGCGATCTGACGGTCTTGCTGGCGTATCCGGAAATTGCCGCCCTGCTCGACGTCGTCGAGGTGAACGATCATGAAATTGCCCTACAATTTGAGAGCGGCCGTTTCCAGACCATTTTGCAAAAAGGCCGCTGGGCGTACTGGAAAGGAATTAAACACTACGAATACATCAAGGCCGATCTAAGTCAACTTGCTATTCCCGGCAGCATCGACCTGGTTTCGTTGATGCCGCAACCCTTATCGCCCTTCGTGCGCACGTACACCGTCGAAGCGTACGAGCAAGGCGTATTGTTTATCGACTGGAAGTTTGAACGGTTGTTGTCACCCGGAACCTACCACTGGTGGAAAAACAGCATCCCGGTCCATGTTGCAAAAGTCGATACCCGCCAGCAGCAGATGGAAGTATCGGGGCAGGAAATCCTGACCAAAGACAAGGCATCGTTGCGGTTGAGTTTCTACCTGCAGTATGCCGTCAAGAACGTTGTGAAAGCACTGGTCGAAAATAAAGAATACGACAAACAGGTGTACGTATCGGTTCAACTGGCCCTGCGGGAATACGTGGGTGGTCTGACGCTGGACGAACTGCTCGACCGAAAGGGCGAAGTGGCTCCTTATGTTCTCACTAAAACGGCTGCCAAAGCGGCCGAACTTGGCGTGGATTTACGGGATGGCGGCCTACGGGATGTCATTTTGCCCGGCGATATGCGCGACATCATGAACCAGGTGTTGATGGCCGAAAAGAAAGCACAGGCCAACAGCATCATGCGCCGGGAGGAAACGGCCTCAACCCGCAGCCTCTTGAATACGGCCAAGCTGATGGAAGACAACGAAATGCTCTGGAAACTGAAAGAAATGGAATACGTGGAGAAAATAGCCGACAAAATCAGCACTATTTCCGTTTCCAGCGACGGTTCGATGGTCGACCAGCTGAAGCAGCTTTTCGTCCGGGGCCGAAGCCGTAATTCCTGA
- a CDS encoding helix-turn-helix transcriptional regulator: MPANRNALIRYKTLDNCLRNRQRRWTLDDLIEKVSEALYEYEGMDKGISRRTVQADLQMMRSDKLGYFAPIIVINKKYYTYEDPSYSITNLPLSDGDLIRMNEAVEVLKQFKGFSHFAKLNEVVQKLEDHVYSTGRKSAPVIDFEKNEELKGLHFLDELYQAVIQKKVFQIQYQSFSARFPQFFTFHVWWLKEFKNRWFAAGVCDGKNNQFIMHLALDRILALSPAPEIDYRPNLAINPEEYYQDVVGVTVSKNIRPVAVKLLVKYPHAPYVATKPLHRSQKVLERTPEGILIQLCVQHNFELEKEILGFGDGMVVIGPERLRIAVRKRLQAGLQNYAETDTVLPVPDGV, from the coding sequence ATGCCCGCCAACCGCAACGCCCTTATTCGCTACAAAACACTGGACAATTGCCTCCGGAACCGGCAGCGCCGTTGGACGCTCGACGACCTGATTGAAAAAGTATCGGAGGCTCTCTACGAGTACGAGGGCATGGACAAAGGCATCAGCCGGCGCACCGTTCAGGCCGATCTGCAAATGATGCGAAGCGACAAACTGGGTTATTTTGCGCCCATCATTGTCATCAACAAAAAATACTACACCTACGAGGACCCGTCGTACAGCATCACCAACCTGCCGTTGTCGGACGGCGATCTGATCCGGATGAACGAAGCCGTTGAGGTCCTGAAGCAATTCAAGGGATTTTCGCACTTCGCCAAGCTCAACGAAGTGGTGCAGAAACTGGAGGATCATGTGTACTCCACCGGCCGGAAGTCGGCACCGGTCATTGATTTCGAGAAGAACGAAGAACTAAAAGGGCTTCATTTTCTGGATGAGCTTTATCAGGCCGTTATCCAGAAAAAAGTGTTTCAAATTCAATACCAGTCGTTTTCCGCCCGGTTTCCGCAATTTTTTACCTTTCACGTCTGGTGGCTGAAGGAATTTAAAAACCGTTGGTTTGCGGCCGGTGTCTGCGACGGCAAAAACAACCAGTTCATCATGCATCTGGCCCTGGACCGCATACTGGCGTTAAGCCCCGCGCCGGAGATAGATTACCGTCCCAACCTGGCCATTAACCCGGAGGAGTACTACCAGGATGTTGTTGGGGTGACGGTCAGCAAGAATATACGGCCCGTTGCGGTAAAATTGCTGGTGAAATATCCACACGCGCCTTATGTGGCTACAAAACCGCTTCATCGTTCCCAGAAAGTGTTGGAACGAACGCCCGAAGGGATTCTTATTCAGCTTTGTGTGCAGCACAACTTTGAATTGGAGAAGGAAATTCTCGGTTTTGGCGATGGGATGGTTGTAATCGGACCCGAACGACTGCGGATTGCTGTTCGAAAACGCCTGCAGGCTGGTCTGCAAAACTACGCGGAAACGGATACTGTTCTCCCTGTGCCGGATGGCGTCTGA
- the fusA gene encoding elongation factor G, whose product MATDLRYLRNIGIAAHIDAGKTTTTERILYYAGVSHKIGEVHEGAATMDWMEQEQERGITITSAATTVNWKYRDQNYHVNIIDTPGHVDFTVEVNRSLRVLDGLVFLFSAVDGVEPQSETNWRLANNYNVARLGFVNKMDRAGADFLNVVNQVKEMLGSNAVPLQLPIGAEDNFKGVVDLVNFRGIQWNEHDKGMTFQEVPIPDDMLEEAREWRGKLLEAVAEYDESLMEKYFEDENSITEDEILTALRQATIEMKIVPMLCGSSFKNKGVQTMLDYVMSLLPSPLDKPEIKGTNPNTDQEVVRHPTESDPFTALGFKIATDPYVGRLCFVRVYSGALESGSYVLNTRSGNKERISRIFQMHANKQNQIDKLRAGDIGAVVGFKDIKTGDTLCDEKNPIILESMIFPDPVIGYAIEPKKTADQDNFSKAIGKLIEEDPTLKVETDEETGQTIIRGMGELHLEIIIDRMRREFKVEVNQGAPQVAYKETLTKNFEHRELYKKQTGGRGKFADIVFEIMPGEEGKTGLEFINGIVGGVIPREFIPSVEKGFREAMSTGPLAGYPVDSMKVRLFHGSFHDVDSDSLSFELAARLGFREAAKQAGPKLLEPIMAVEVLTPEEYTGPITGDLNRRRGIMKGMDSRAGSQVIKADVPLSELFGYVTDLRTMSSGRATANLTFSHYEQVPTNLAEGIVAKAKGTVKA is encoded by the coding sequence ATGGCAACTGATCTTCGATACCTGCGAAACATTGGTATCGCTGCCCACATCGACGCCGGTAAAACGACTACGACCGAGCGGATTCTTTATTACGCCGGGGTGAGCCACAAAATCGGCGAAGTACACGAAGGGGCTGCTACCATGGACTGGATGGAGCAGGAACAGGAACGCGGTATCACCATTACGTCGGCTGCTACAACCGTCAACTGGAAATACCGTGACCAGAACTATCATGTCAATATTATCGATACCCCGGGTCACGTAGACTTTACGGTAGAGGTAAACCGGTCGCTGCGCGTACTGGATGGTCTGGTGTTCTTGTTTAGTGCAGTAGATGGTGTTGAGCCGCAGTCAGAAACCAACTGGCGATTGGCCAACAATTACAACGTGGCCCGTCTGGGTTTCGTGAATAAAATGGACCGGGCCGGTGCCGACTTCCTGAACGTTGTCAATCAGGTAAAAGAAATGCTCGGTAGCAATGCCGTACCGCTGCAATTGCCGATCGGTGCCGAAGATAACTTCAAAGGTGTGGTTGACCTGGTTAACTTCCGCGGTATCCAGTGGAACGAGCACGACAAAGGAATGACCTTCCAGGAAGTGCCCATCCCGGATGATATGCTCGAAGAAGCCCGCGAATGGCGTGGTAAACTGCTCGAAGCCGTTGCGGAATACGACGAATCGTTGATGGAGAAATACTTCGAAGACGAAAACTCGATCACGGAAGATGAAATCCTGACGGCTCTGCGCCAGGCTACCATCGAGATGAAAATCGTTCCGATGTTGTGCGGTTCTTCGTTCAAAAATAAAGGGGTGCAGACGATGCTCGATTACGTGATGTCGCTGCTGCCTTCTCCGCTCGACAAACCGGAAATCAAAGGAACTAACCCGAACACGGATCAGGAAGTCGTTCGTCACCCGACGGAAAGCGACCCGTTCACGGCATTGGGCTTTAAAATTGCGACCGACCCCTACGTTGGCCGTCTGTGCTTCGTACGCGTTTACTCAGGTGCATTGGAGTCAGGTTCTTACGTTCTGAACACCCGTTCAGGCAACAAGGAACGGATTTCTCGGATTTTCCAGATGCACGCCAACAAGCAGAATCAGATTGATAAACTGCGGGCGGGTGATATTGGTGCAGTCGTTGGGTTTAAAGACATCAAGACGGGCGATACCCTTTGCGATGAGAAAAACCCGATTATCCTGGAATCCATGATCTTCCCGGATCCGGTTATTGGTTACGCCATCGAACCGAAGAAAACGGCTGATCAGGATAACTTCTCGAAAGCCATTGGTAAACTGATCGAAGAAGATCCGACTCTGAAAGTAGAAACGGATGAAGAAACCGGTCAGACGATTATCCGGGGTATGGGTGAGCTTCACCTTGAAATTATCATCGACCGGATGCGTCGGGAGTTCAAAGTAGAAGTAAACCAGGGTGCTCCGCAGGTGGCTTACAAAGAAACGCTGACGAAAAACTTCGAACACCGCGAGCTTTACAAAAAGCAAACGGGTGGTCGTGGTAAGTTTGCCGACATCGTATTCGAAATCATGCCGGGCGAAGAAGGTAAAACCGGCCTGGAGTTCATCAACGGAATTGTTGGTGGGGTTATTCCGCGTGAATTCATCCCGTCGGTAGAGAAAGGCTTCCGCGAAGCCATGTCAACAGGTCCGTTGGCGGGTTATCCGGTCGACTCTATGAAAGTACGGTTGTTCCACGGTTCCTTCCACGACGTTGACTCCGATTCGCTATCATTCGAATTGGCGGCTCGTCTGGGCTTCCGTGAAGCTGCCAAACAGGCCGGTCCGAAACTGCTTGAACCGATTATGGCGGTGGAAGTTCTAACACCGGAAGAATACACCGGTCCGATCACGGGTGACCTGAACCGTCGGCGTGGTATCATGAAAGGGATGGATAGCCGGGCTGGCTCACAGGTTATCAAAGCAGATGTTCCGCTGTCGGAGCTGTTTGGTTACGTAACGGATCTGCGGACAATGTCATCCGGTCGTGCAACGGCTAACCTGACGTTCTCACACTACGAACAAGTGCCGACTAACTTGGCAGAAGGCATCGTAGCCAAAGCAAAAGGAACGGTTAAAGCTTAA
- the rpsJ gene encoding 30S ribosomal protein S10, whose translation MNQKIRIKLKSFDHMLVDKSAEKIVKAVKSTGAIVSGPIPLPTEKEKFTVLRSPHVNKKSREQFQLCTYKRLVDIYSTSAKTVDALMKLELPSGVDVEIKV comes from the coding sequence ATGAATCAAAAAATTCGGATTAAACTGAAGTCGTTCGACCACATGCTGGTCGACAAATCGGCTGAAAAAATTGTCAAAGCCGTTAAATCAACGGGCGCTATCGTAAGCGGTCCGATTCCTCTGCCTACGGAGAAAGAAAAGTTTACGGTTCTGCGTTCTCCGCACGTGAACAAAAAATCTCGGGAACAATTTCAGCTTTGCACCTATAAGCGTTTGGTAGACATCTACTCGACGAGCGCTAAAACGGTCGATGCACTGATGAAGCTGGAACTGCCGAGTGGGGTAGATGTTGAGATCAAAGTTTAA
- the rplC gene encoding 50S ribosomal protein L3 translates to MSGLIGKKIGMTSLYNADGQALACTVIEAGPCVVTQVKTQESDGYQAVQLGYGEKKEKRTTKPLLGHFKKAGTTPKRKLVEFKTFEKNLDLGQTLEVADVFVEGDFVDVVGTVKGRGFQGVVKRHGFGGVGGQTHGQHNRQRHPGSIGACSFPSRVFKGLRMAGRYGGNRVKVQNLRVLKVLPEQNLIVVSGSVPGAKNSFLILDK, encoded by the coding sequence ATGTCTGGTTTAATTGGAAAGAAGATTGGGATGACCAGTCTGTACAATGCTGACGGGCAGGCTCTGGCATGTACAGTCATTGAAGCTGGTCCCTGTGTTGTTACTCAGGTAAAAACGCAGGAGTCGGACGGTTACCAAGCCGTCCAGTTGGGTTACGGTGAAAAGAAAGAAAAACGTACCACTAAGCCTTTGCTTGGTCACTTCAAAAAAGCTGGTACGACGCCGAAACGCAAATTAGTTGAGTTTAAAACATTCGAGAAAAACCTGGACCTAGGTCAAACCCTGGAGGTTGCGGATGTTTTTGTTGAAGGCGACTTCGTAGACGTTGTTGGAACGGTGAAAGGTCGCGGCTTCCAAGGTGTTGTGAAGCGCCACGGTTTTGGCGGTGTCGGTGGACAAACCCACGGTCAGCACAATCGCCAGCGTCACCCGGGTTCAATCGGTGCCTGTTCGTTCCCATCGCGGGTTTTCAAAGGCTTGCGGATGGCGGGTCGTTACGGCGGCAACCGGGTTAAAGTACAGAACCTGCGCGTTCTGAAAGTTCTGCCCGAGCAGAATTTGATCGTAGTGAGCGGCTCGGTACCGGGCGCAAAAAATTCGTTCCTCATTTTAGATAAGTAA
- the rplD gene encoding 50S ribosomal protein L4, giving the protein MEVAVYNSKGEDTGKKVNLSDDIFGIEPNEHAIYLDVKQYLANQRQGTHKAKERGENAHSTRKIKKQKGTGGARAGSIKSPVFVGGGTIFGPRPRDYSFKLNKKVKQLARKSALAAKAKGNSVSILDNFTLEAARTKSYIEFLNGFQALNTKTLLILPEVDANVVLSSRNLQKAKVTTADNVNTYDLMHADRLLIAEGALSKLESLLQ; this is encoded by the coding sequence ATGGAGGTAGCAGTTTATAACTCGAAAGGAGAGGATACAGGCAAAAAAGTGAATTTGTCTGATGATATCTTCGGAATTGAGCCGAACGAGCACGCGATCTACTTAGACGTGAAACAATACCTGGCAAACCAACGTCAGGGAACGCACAAGGCAAAAGAACGGGGTGAGAATGCTCACTCAACCCGTAAGATTAAGAAACAGAAAGGTACGGGTGGTGCGCGCGCCGGTTCTATCAAATCGCCGGTATTTGTTGGCGGTGGAACCATCTTCGGTCCTCGTCCCCGCGACTACTCGTTCAAACTGAACAAGAAAGTTAAGCAACTTGCTCGTAAGTCGGCGTTGGCCGCTAAAGCGAAAGGAAACAGTGTTTCAATCCTGGATAACTTTACGCTGGAAGCAGCCCGTACGAAATCATACATCGAGTTTCTGAATGGTTTTCAGGCATTGAATACTAAAACGTTGTTGATTCTGCCAGAGGTAGACGCAAACGTAGTTCTGTCAAGCCGTAACCTGCAGAAAGCGAAAGTAACGACGGCTGATAACGTCAACACCTATGATCTGATGCACGCTGATCGTCTGCTGATTGCGGAAGGTGCCTTGTCGAAACTAGAATCTCTTCTCCAGTAA
- the rplW gene encoding 50S ribosomal protein L23 — protein sequence MENVLKRPIITEKVTAQNKKGQYGFEVSMNANKIEIKKAVEKLYGVTVTEVNTMRCIGHKKSKSTKKGAITSGRTSTWKKAIVTVAEGEIIDIYAEA from the coding sequence ATGGAAAACGTACTGAAAAGACCGATCATTACCGAGAAGGTGACGGCCCAGAACAAGAAAGGCCAATACGGATTTGAGGTATCGATGAATGCCAACAAAATCGAAATCAAAAAGGCCGTCGAAAAACTGTACGGTGTTACGGTAACGGAAGTAAACACGATGCGGTGCATTGGTCATAAAAAATCAAAAAGCACGAAAAAAGGCGCAATCACTTCTGGCCGTACATCAACCTGGAAAAAAGCAATCGTTACGGTTGCCGAAGGAGAGATCATCGATATTTACGCCGAAGCATAA
- the rplB gene encoding 50S ribosomal protein L2, producing the protein MGVKKLKPTTPSQRFRVAPDFAEITTDKPERSLLVTIKRTGGRNNQGHRSMRYIGGGHKKQYRIIDFKRDKMDIPATVKTIEYDPNRSARIALLFYADGEKRYILAPQGITVGQQVIAGASVAPEVGNALPLSSMPIGTIVHNVELKPGKGGAMVRSAGTYAQLVAREDKYAILRMPSGEQRMVLGTCIATVGSVSNPDHMNVSIGKAGRTRWLGRRPRVRGVAMNPVDHPMGGGEGRASGGHPRSRTGLYAKGKKTRPVNKYSDRLIISKRKK; encoded by the coding sequence ATGGGAGTTAAGAAACTGAAACCAACAACCCCGAGTCAGCGTTTTCGGGTGGCCCCGGACTTTGCCGAGATCACTACCGACAAACCGGAACGGAGCCTGCTGGTAACGATAAAAAGAACCGGTGGTCGTAACAACCAGGGACACCGGTCGATGCGCTACATCGGTGGCGGTCACAAAAAACAATACCGGATTATCGACTTCAAACGCGATAAGATGGATATTCCGGCAACGGTTAAAACGATCGAGTACGATCCGAACCGTTCCGCTCGTATTGCGCTGCTTTTCTATGCTGATGGCGAGAAACGCTATATTCTTGCTCCACAGGGCATTACCGTTGGACAACAAGTGATTGCGGGCGCATCAGTCGCTCCCGAAGTAGGAAATGCCCTGCCACTGTCGTCCATGCCGATTGGTACTATCGTTCACAACGTTGAGCTAAAGCCTGGCAAAGGTGGAGCGATGGTTCGGAGTGCGGGTACATACGCACAGTTGGTTGCCCGGGAAGATAAATACGCGATCTTGCGGATGCCTTCGGGGGAACAACGGATGGTACTGGGAACTTGCATTGCAACGGTCGGTTCTGTGTCCAACCCGGACCACATGAACGTCAGCATCGGTAAAGCGGGTCGTACTCGCTGGCTGGGCCGCCGTCCGCGCGTTCGTGGTGTTGCCATGAACCCGGTCGATCACCCAATGGGTGGTGGTGAAGGACGGGCGTCTGGTGGTCACCCACGTTCACGTACGGGTCTGTATGCAAAAGGCAAGAAGACTCGCCCGGTAAACAAATATTCAGATCGTTTGATCATTAGTAAACGGAAAAAATAA
- the rpsS gene encoding 30S ribosomal protein S19 — MARSLKKGPYIDFRLEKKVETMNDSGRKSVIKTWSRRSMISPDFVGHTFAVHNGNKFIPVYVTENMVGHKLGEFSPTRNFRGHVAKKDKGKR; from the coding sequence ATGGCACGCTCACTTAAAAAGGGTCCCTACATAGATTTTCGTCTGGAAAAAAAGGTGGAAACCATGAATGATTCGGGTCGTAAGTCCGTTATCAAAACTTGGTCACGCCGTTCAATGATTTCTCCGGATTTCGTTGGCCATACGTTCGCCGTCCACAATGGCAATAAGTTCATTCCGGTATATGTTACCGAGAACATGGTCGGTCATAAGTTAGGCGAGTTTTCACCAACCCGTAACTTCCGGGGCCACGTTGCGAAGAAAGACAAAGGCAAACGATAG
- the rplV gene encoding 50S ribosomal protein L22, whose translation MEAVAKLKNVPSSPRKMRLVADMIRGQKVSKALGILRYQPQAGAALLEKLLLSAVANWQQKNENERAEDADLYVKTIFVDGGRMLKRLRPAPQGRGHRIRKRSNHVTIIVESAATGLTVAPEVSTENAE comes from the coding sequence ATGGAAGCAGTAGCAAAGCTAAAAAATGTGCCTTCGTCTCCTCGTAAAATGCGGCTGGTTGCCGATATGATTCGGGGGCAGAAGGTGAGCAAAGCGTTGGGAATTCTGCGTTATCAACCTCAGGCTGGTGCTGCATTGCTGGAAAAGCTGCTGCTATCGGCGGTTGCTAACTGGCAGCAAAAAAACGAGAACGAACGTGCTGAAGATGCCGATCTATACGTAAAAACGATCTTTGTAGATGGTGGCCGGATGCTGAAGCGTCTGCGTCCTGCTCCTCAAGGACGTGGCCACCGGATTCGTAAACGTTCTAATCACGTAACGATCATCGTTGAAAGTGCCGCAACCGGCCTTACCGTTGCACCAGAAGTTTCAACAGAAAACGCAGAATAA
- the rpsC gene encoding 30S ribosomal protein S3: MGQKVNPVGFRLGIVKGWDSSWYGGKEFPDKLVEDERIRKYIQARIPKGSIARVVIERTLKRITLTIHTARPGIVIGKGGGEVDKIKEELKKITGKDVQINIFEIKRPEIDAKLIGETIAQQLQARISYRRAMKQAISSAIRVGAQGIKVRVSGRLGGAEMARTEEYKEGRVPLHTLRADIDYAISEAQTIYGKIGIKVWVFKGELYGKRDLSPAAQITAAQSERGGERSERRGDRGDRRGDRGGDGERNDRRRGRNDQNRGGQRGGQGQGGRKR; encoded by the coding sequence ATGGGACAAAAAGTAAACCCCGTTGGTTTTCGGCTTGGCATCGTTAAGGGATGGGATTCTAGCTGGTATGGCGGCAAAGAGTTTCCGGATAAGCTGGTTGAAGACGAACGAATCAGAAAATATATCCAGGCTCGTATTCCGAAAGGATCGATAGCCCGGGTTGTTATCGAGCGGACCCTGAAACGCATTACGCTGACTATTCACACGGCCCGTCCGGGTATTGTGATCGGTAAAGGTGGTGGTGAAGTCGATAAGATTAAGGAAGAGTTAAAGAAAATCACCGGTAAAGACGTTCAAATTAATATTTTCGAGATCAAACGTCCGGAAATTGATGCGAAACTGATTGGTGAGACGATTGCTCAACAACTTCAGGCTCGTATTTCATACCGTCGGGCCATGAAGCAGGCGATTAGCTCGGCCATCCGGGTTGGCGCTCAAGGAATCAAAGTTCGCGTATCGGGTCGTCTGGGCGGTGCTGAAATGGCTCGTACAGAAGAATACAAAGAAGGTCGCGTACCGCTGCACACGCTGCGTGCGGATATCGACTACGCCATTTCAGAAGCTCAAACGATTTACGGCAAAATCGGAATCAAAGTTTGGGTTTTTAAAGGTGAGCTGTACGGTAAGCGGGATTTGTCACCAGCTGCTCAAATCACGGCTGCTCAATCGGAGCGCGGTGGCGAGCGGAGCGAACGCCGTGGCGATCGCGGAGATCGTCGTGGGGATCGCGGTGGTGATGGCGAGCGCAACGACCGTCGCCGGGGCCGGAACGATCAGAACCGGGGTGGTCAGCGTGGTGGTCAAGGCCAGGGCGGACGCAAGAGATAG
- the rplP gene encoding 50S ribosomal protein L16, whose product MLQPKRTKFRKQQKGRVKGVAGRGHQIAFGSFAIKSLEPGWITARQIEAARISVTRAMKREGQVWIRIFPDKVITKKPAEVRMGKGKGAPEYWVATIKPGTILFEATGVPLDVANEALRLAAQKLPIKTRFVVRRDYQETEG is encoded by the coding sequence ATGTTACAACCAAAAAGAACCAAGTTTCGTAAGCAGCAGAAAGGCCGGGTTAAAGGCGTCGCCGGACGTGGTCACCAAATCGCTTTCGGATCGTTTGCCATCAAGTCGCTGGAACCCGGTTGGATTACAGCCCGTCAAATTGAAGCGGCTCGTATTTCCGTAACCCGCGCTATGAAACGAGAAGGCCAAGTATGGATTCGGATCTTCCCCGATAAAGTAATTACGAAAAAGCCTGCCGAAGTACGGATGGGTAAAGGGAAAGGTGCTCCCGAATATTGGGTAGCTACCATTAAGCCCGGTACGATTTTGTTTGAAGCAACCGGCGTACCGCTGGATGTGGCAAATGAGGCCCTGCGGTTAGCAGCACAAAAGCTGCCGATCAAAACAAGATTCGTTGTTCGTCGGGATTATCAAGAAACAGAAGGCTAA
- the rpmC gene encoding 50S ribosomal protein L29 → MKKNEIKSLTVEQLNEQVAAEKDRLQKLKFAHAISPIENPLRIRTTRKLIAQLLTELTSKQKAS, encoded by the coding sequence ATGAAAAAGAACGAGATTAAGTCGCTGACGGTTGAACAATTGAATGAGCAGGTAGCGGCTGAAAAAGATCGCTTGCAAAAGTTAAAGTTTGCGCACGCTATTTCGCCAATCGAAAACCCGTTGCGAATTCGCACAACGCGAAAACTGATTGCTCAATTACTGACCGAGCTGACTAGTAAACAAAAAGCCAGCTAA
- the rpsQ gene encoding 30S ribosomal protein S17, whose protein sequence is MEQQGRNLRKERIGKVVSNKMEKSITVAVDRKVQHPIYGKFMHRTKKFMAHDEKNECGIGDTVRIMETRPLSKNKCWRLVEIIEKAK, encoded by the coding sequence ATGGAGCAGCAAGGAAGAAATCTAAGAAAAGAAAGAATTGGTAAAGTGGTCAGCAACAAAATGGAAAAATCCATTACAGTTGCGGTCGATCGGAAAGTGCAGCACCCAATTTATGGGAAATTTATGCACCGTACGAAGAAGTTCATGGCCCACGACGAGAAAAATGAGTGCGGAATCGGAGATACCGTTCGCATTATGGAGACCCGTCCGTTGAGCAAGAACAAATGTTGGCGGTTAGTCGAAATCATTGAAAAGGCGAAGTAA
- the rplN gene encoding 50S ribosomal protein L14: MIQQESRLGVADNSGAKEVLCIRVLGGTGKRFATVGDKIVVTVKQALSSSNMKKGTVSKAVVVRTKKEVRRKDGSYIRFEDNAAVLLNNNDEPRGTRIFGPVARELREKQFMKIVSLAPEVL; this comes from the coding sequence ATGATCCAGCAAGAATCACGTTTGGGCGTAGCCGATAACAGCGGTGCCAAAGAAGTACTTTGCATCCGGGTACTGGGTGGAACCGGCAAGCGTTTCGCTACAGTTGGAGATAAAATTGTAGTGACGGTAAAACAGGCACTTTCTTCAAGTAACATGAAGAAAGGGACAGTTTCCAAAGCGGTAGTCGTTCGGACTAAGAAGGAGGTACGCCGGAAAGACGGGTCGTACATCCGGTTTGAAGATAACGCGGCTGTGCTGCTGAACAACAATGACGAGCCCCGGGGCACCCGCATTTTTGGGCCCGTAGCCCGTGAATTGCGCGAGAAGCAGTTTATGAAAATCGTTTCCTTAGCTCCAGAAGTATTGTAA
- the rplX gene encoding 50S ribosomal protein L24, with protein sequence MKNVADKPAKLHIKKGDTVKVISGNSKGQTGTILRVLVDKQRAVVEGVNMITKHVKPSAANPQGSLEKREGTIHISNLMIIDPTTNEPSRTGRKLNDKGKLQRFSKKSGNFI encoded by the coding sequence ATGAAGAATGTAGCAGATAAACCTGCGAAGTTACACATCAAAAAAGGAGATACTGTCAAAGTTATTTCCGGTAACTCGAAGGGTCAAACCGGTACGATATTGCGCGTTTTGGTCGATAAACAACGCGCCGTGGTTGAAGGAGTGAATATGATCACCAAACACGTAAAACCATCGGCAGCCAACCCCCAGGGGAGTTTGGAAAAGCGTGAAGGAACAATTCACATCAGCAATCTGATGATCATTGATCCAACGACTAACGAACCTTCCCGGACTGGCCGCAAACTGAACGATAAAGGTAAGTTGCAACGATTCTCGAAGAAATCGGGTAATTTTATCTAA